CTCAGGCATGGACATACAGGCCTCCTTGACAATCTGGCTATTGGGAGCGGCCAGAAACGCGAGCCATGCACCTAGAGTTACATCATCGGGTGAAAGTTGTCTCTCCTGCCGGATTCTGAAAGCCTGCGGGATTTCAAACTAAAGCTGATCTGCAGAAGTCTGGCGATATTGTGAGTGTATGAGAGTTAGCCTACTTAGACTTCATCACTCTTTCCCTAGCCACCTCTACCTCGGTGAGGCCGGTGAGTTCTGCGAGGTGCGCATTGGACAAGGCGCTAGTGACAGCATCACTCAGTAATTTTTTGAGTAAGATTAGGCTTTGTTCCGCTATTGCCTCAGCCCTGCCCTCAGCCTTGCCCTCAGCCCTGCCCTTTGCCTCGCCCTCAGCTATGCCCTCCGCCCTGCCCTCTTTCTTGGCATTAGCCATTATGGAGTCCATATCAAGCCTGGCTTTTTCTCTCAGCCTTGCAATTTCACGGGCCTCGTCCTCGGCAGATAGGTCCTCTAGGGCGTCTTTGGCATCTTTGAGCTCAGGCATGGACATACAGGCCTCCTTGACAATCGGGCTATTGGGAGCGGCCAGAAACGCGAGCCATGCACCTAGAGTTACATCATCGGGTGGTAGTTGTCTCTCCTGCCAGAGTCTGAAGGCCTTAATTATCTCGACAAAGATGAGCCTGATTTCTCCCTGGAGCTCTTCCATAACGGGTGACCCTGTATCCTCCTGCTGGAGCGAGAAGGCGACCTCGAAGTCCCGGGGCCTTGATGGGAATAGATCCTCCGCTACGAGGAAGATGACGATGACTGGCCTCAGGCGGTCGTACTGATCCCCGACCTTGAGCTCAGACGAATACATACGGGTGGCATAATACAAAGCCCGCTTCGGCAGTGCAGTCTTAGAGGTCATCTGCATCTCGATGTCGACGAGGGTGCCGTCAGCAAGTTTGGCGTGGATATCGAGGACGGTGCCCTTATCTTCGAC
This genomic window from Deltaproteobacteria bacterium contains:
- a CDS encoding Rpn family recombination-promoting nuclease/putative transposase translates to MKKQKYELLSPTLDVVFKMLFASKRGRQALIELLNAILKPASKITSVEVLNPQIPKLLVEDKGTVLDIHAKLADGTLVDIEMQMTSKTALPKRALYYATRMYSSELKVGDQYDRLRPVIVIFLVAEDLFPSRPRDFEVAFSLQQEDTGSPVMEELQGEIRLIFVEIIKAFRLWQERQLPPDDVTLGAWLAFLAAPNSPIVKEACMSMPELKDAKDALEDLSAEDEAREIARLREKARLDMDSIMANAKKEGRAEGIAEGEAKGRAEGKAEGRAEAIAEQSLILLKKLLSDAVTSALSNAHLAELTGLTEVEVARERVMKSK